TGCTTCAGTTGAGCAGGGTCTTTTAAAAGTTCTCGGGACGACAGGGGTTGCTATTTTAATAAACGCTTTATCTGTTTCGCTTGGTTTTCTTGTCCTTGTTTTTTCAAGCGTGATACCGTTGCAGAGATTTGGGGCGATGATTCTTTTGACGATGTTTTTATCAGCGGGTGCAACATTGGTTTTGTTGCCGGCGATTATCTTAACTTTTAAACCGAAATTTTTGGTCAAATTGGTCAAATTAAAATCAAAAGTGGAGGTTGTGGGATGAGAAATGTCTTTTTTCTTTTGGTTTTCGGTTTAAATTATGCACTTGCTCAATTAACAGCCGATGAGATTTTGAAAAAGGCGGATGATGTGAGTTATGCCCCTAAGGATCAATTTTATAAAGCGAAAGTTACATTAATTGATAAAGGTGGTAGAGAAAGTCATCGGACGGCTTTAATGTATCAGAAGGGAACGCATAAAAGGTTTGTCAAATTCACAGACCCAGCTGAGATTCGGGGCATCGGCTTTTTATCTCTTCCCGAGGATGTGAATTATGTTTATCTTCCAGCTTTCAAGAAAAGTAGGCGGATCGCTTCCCACATAAAGAATCAAAATTTTGCTGGGACTGACTTCACTTATGAAGATATGGAAGCTTTGACATATTCCGAGAAGTGGAAGCCAGAACTTTTAAGAAGCGATGAAAGATATTATGTTTTGAAATTAACTCCGCGTGAAGGTAGGCAAAGTGACTATTCAAAACTTGTGATGTATGTCAGGACGGATAATTTTTATCCCGAAAAAATTGAATATTATGACAAGGGGGGCAACTTGCTTAAGATACTTACGAGGAGAAAAATTGAAAAAGTTGGGAATTACTGGATAGCATTTGAAACGGAGATGAAAGATGTGAGGAAAAATCACACGACATTGCTTGTCCTTGAAGATGTGAAGCTTGATACAAATTTGAGCGATGAGATTTTCACTTTAAGAAATTTGGAGAGATAAATGAAGTTCTTTTTGATTTTGACATTTTTGTTCGCTTCATTTGGGGATGGTAAATATGATGAGTTCAAGATCACTGACGAATACCTTGAATATGATGTTTATTGGAAATTCATCAACCTCGGGAAGATAAGGATATGGGTGAAGGTGACGGGTGATAGCGTTTATTCAAGAATTCATGTTGGGTCAAATCCGTATATATTTTTTTTGAATGTTGACTACACTTTTGAGAGCAGGTTTCACAAAGATTTTCTTATTGATTCGTGGTTATCTGTTTATGAGATTAAAGACGGGATTCCTTTGAAAACGGACTTCAAAAGGGAAAAGGATCTTATTATCGCTAGGCAGTTTGATATGCGAAATGAAAGTTTGATCGGTCAGAAATCAATAGTTTATCCCGATAGATATTACCATGGTATAACTGCTTTTTTCGTTGTGCGTAAGCTTTGCGGAACTGGGGTTGTTGTTTATTTACCGTTACTTTTTGCGACGGAGGAAAAGCTTGAGCGTCCTCCTTTTGTTCTCAGGGTTGAAAAATCAAGATTTGATTTTCTTGATGAGAGAGAAGAAGTTAAAATTTCATCTTTT
This genomic interval from Candidatus Thermokryptus mobilis contains the following:
- a CDS encoding DUF3108 domain-containing protein, which produces MKFFLILTFLFASFGDGKYDEFKITDEYLEYDVYWKFINLGKIRIWVKVTGDSVYSRIHVGSNPYIFFLNVDYTFESRFHKDFLIDSWLSVYEIKDGIPLKTDFKREKDLIIARQFDMRNESLIGQKSIVYPDRYYHGITAFFVVRKLCGTGVVVYLPLLFATEEKLERPPFVLRVEKSRFDFLDEREEVKISSFGSQIKTIKFGGYAFFVSKELAGVTGEFNGWLSDDWARVPIKATFNTFLGVVRLELSKWEKQGWNPPVK
- a CDS encoding outer membrane lipoprotein-sorting protein yields the protein MRNVFFLLVFGLNYALAQLTADEILKKADDVSYAPKDQFYKAKVTLIDKGGRESHRTALMYQKGTHKRFVKFTDPAEIRGIGFLSLPEDVNYVYLPAFKKSRRIASHIKNQNFAGTDFTYEDMEALTYSEKWKPELLRSDERYYVLKLTPREGRQSDYSKLVMYVRTDNFYPEKIEYYDKGGNLLKILTRRKIEKVGNYWIAFETEMKDVRKNHTTLLVLEDVKLDTNLSDEIFTLRNLER